From a single bacterium genomic region:
- the purE gene encoding 5-(carboxyamino)imidazole ribonucleotide mutase, translating into MTAGKVLILMGSASDAEMMRAAAEVLSGYGIACEMTVSSAHRSPRRTQSLARSAEKEGFSVIIAGAGAAAHLAGCVAAESVLPVIGVPLAGTALDGFDALLSTVQMPAGVPVATMAVGKAGAQNAAHLAAQILSLSSPELRAKIRAGREAMADAVEKAAKRLP; encoded by the coding sequence ATGACGGCCGGGAAGGTCCTGATCCTCATGGGAAGCGCCTCCGACGCCGAGATGATGCGGGCGGCGGCCGAGGTGCTGTCGGGGTACGGGATCGCGTGCGAGATGACCGTCTCCTCCGCGCATCGCTCGCCGCGCCGGACCCAGTCGTTGGCCCGCTCCGCGGAGAAGGAAGGGTTCTCGGTGATCATCGCCGGGGCGGGAGCCGCCGCGCACCTCGCCGGGTGCGTGGCCGCCGAGTCGGTGCTTCCGGTGATCGGCGTGCCGCTGGCCGGCACGGCCCTCGACGGGTTCGATGCCCTGCTCTCGACCGTCCAGATGCCCGCGGGCGTGCCGGTCGCGACCATGGCCGTGGGGAAGGCGGGGGCGCAGAACGCCGCGCACCTGGCGGCGCAGATCCTTTCCCTTTCGTCCCCGGAGCTTCGCGCGAAGATCCGGGCCGGCCGGGAGGCGATGGCGGATGCCGTCGAGAAGGCGGCGAAGCGGCTTCCATGA
- the purD gene encoding phosphoribosylamine--glycine ligase, producing the protein MSVLIVGGGGREHALAWKIAKSALVSKIYAAPGNPGAARHAECVPLAADDLDGLRKFAVSKRIDLTVVGPEAPLAAGLTDLFTKEGLLVCGPDRAGAQMEGSKVFMKTILRKYGIPTASFKVFDEYDEAEQYLLTHRLPVVVKADGLAAGKGVAVAQTFEEGIAFLKDVMERRAFGAAGERVVIEECLPGEEASYIVFTDGSKFVPLPSSQDHKRIGDNDAGPNTGGMGAYSPAPVVTPEVEERVHREIFEPLLAGLRAEGIVFRGILYAGLMIERGVPRVLEFNVRFGDPEAQPLFLRLKSDLVPLLLQCARGKITDARMEIDPRPTVCVVMSSGGYPGEYEKGRPIGGIEEAEKEEGVVVFHAGTAMKGNRLVNHGGRVLGVTAIGDTLKEAISRAYRAVDKIHWEGAYWRTDIGRKALARQQVDDSEGNG; encoded by the coding sequence ATTTCCGTCCTCATCGTCGGCGGCGGCGGCCGCGAGCACGCCCTGGCCTGGAAGATCGCGAAAAGCGCACTCGTGTCGAAGATATACGCCGCGCCCGGGAACCCCGGAGCCGCGCGCCACGCGGAGTGCGTTCCCCTGGCCGCGGACGACCTCGACGGGTTGCGGAAGTTCGCGGTGTCGAAAAGGATCGACCTGACCGTGGTCGGCCCCGAGGCCCCGCTGGCGGCGGGGTTGACCGACCTGTTCACGAAGGAGGGCCTCCTCGTCTGCGGCCCCGACCGCGCGGGAGCGCAGATGGAAGGGTCCAAGGTCTTCATGAAAACCATCCTCCGGAAATACGGCATCCCCACCGCCTCCTTCAAGGTGTTCGACGAGTACGACGAGGCGGAGCAATATCTCCTCACCCACCGGCTTCCGGTCGTGGTGAAGGCGGACGGACTCGCGGCGGGGAAGGGTGTCGCCGTCGCGCAGACGTTCGAGGAGGGGATCGCGTTCCTGAAGGACGTGATGGAGCGGCGGGCGTTCGGCGCCGCGGGGGAGCGCGTCGTGATCGAAGAGTGCCTGCCGGGCGAGGAGGCGTCGTACATCGTCTTCACCGACGGGAGCAAGTTCGTCCCGCTGCCTTCCTCGCAGGATCACAAGAGGATCGGGGACAACGACGCCGGACCCAACACCGGCGGAATGGGGGCGTACTCCCCCGCGCCGGTCGTGACCCCCGAGGTCGAGGAACGTGTGCACCGGGAGATCTTCGAGCCCCTGCTGGCGGGCCTTCGCGCGGAGGGGATCGTCTTCCGCGGCATCCTGTACGCGGGTCTCATGATCGAACGGGGAGTTCCCCGGGTCCTCGAGTTCAACGTCCGCTTCGGCGACCCCGAGGCACAGCCTCTCTTCCTTCGCCTGAAAAGCGATCTCGTCCCCCTTCTCCTGCAGTGCGCGCGGGGGAAGATCACGGACGCAAGGATGGAGATCGACCCGAGGCCGACGGTCTGCGTGGTGATGTCCTCGGGCGGTTATCCGGGCGAATACGAAAAGGGGCGCCCGATCGGGGGGATCGAGGAGGCGGAAAAAGAGGAGGGCGTCGTGGTGTTCCACGCCGGCACGGCGATGAAGGGGAATCGGCTGGTGAACCACGGGGGGCGCGTTCTCGGCGTCACCGCGATCGGCGACACGCTGAAAGAGGCGATCTCGCGCGCGTACCGTGCCGTCGACAAGATCCACTGGGAAGGCGCTTACTGGCGCACCGACATCGGGCGGAAGGCGCTGGCGCGCCAACAGGTCGATGACTCCGAGGGGAACGGATGA
- the purH gene encoding bifunctional phosphoribosylaminoimidazolecarboxamide formyltransferase/IMP cyclohydrolase has product MARIHRAIVSVSDKTGVAQFCAGLSRLGVELYASGGTSKLLREKRVPVRLIEEYTGFPEMLDGRVKTLNPKIHGGLLALRGNPAHMKTIAEHGIVAFDMLIGNLYPFEATIARAGCTREEAIENIDIGGPSMLRSAAKNSQSVAVVCDPADYPRILAQLKKNAGNLDEETMRELGRKAFALTARYDAAISNYLGAGQGGGPFSATFTAQWRKQQGLRYGENPHQAAAFYADTALPDEPTLGGAQQLQGKELSYNNIVDIDAALQLALEFAIPAAVVVKHTNPSGVGVSKRRLLDAFKKARECDPVSAYGGVIGFNRPVNSETAREIANTFFEAIIAPSYDKEARKILSTKKNLRVLSTGGVFRWSDAPTFEMKRVSGGLLLQTGDRHVLDPKGLKVVTKRKPTPDELEAMLFAWKVCKHVKSNAIVYAMKDRTVGVGAGQMSRVDSAKIAVMKAQHPTKGTVVASDAFFPFRDGLDVAAGAGATAVIQPGGSVRDAESIAAADEHGMAMVFTGVRHFRH; this is encoded by the coding sequence ATGGCGAGAATCCATCGGGCGATCGTCAGCGTGTCCGACAAGACCGGCGTGGCGCAGTTCTGCGCCGGGCTCTCCCGGCTCGGCGTCGAGCTGTACGCCTCGGGGGGCACGTCGAAGCTTCTGCGGGAGAAGAGGGTCCCGGTGCGCCTCATCGAGGAGTACACCGGGTTCCCCGAGATGCTGGACGGGCGGGTGAAAACCTTGAACCCGAAGATCCACGGCGGGCTCCTCGCCCTGCGCGGGAATCCGGCGCACATGAAAACGATCGCCGAGCACGGGATCGTCGCGTTCGACATGCTGATCGGAAACCTCTACCCCTTCGAGGCGACGATCGCGCGCGCCGGCTGCACGCGGGAGGAGGCGATCGAGAACATCGACATCGGGGGACCTTCGATGCTCCGGTCCGCCGCGAAAAACTCCCAGTCGGTCGCGGTGGTGTGCGACCCCGCGGACTACCCCCGGATCCTCGCCCAGCTCAAGAAGAACGCGGGGAACCTCGACGAGGAGACCATGAGGGAGCTCGGGCGGAAGGCGTTCGCGCTGACCGCTCGATACGACGCGGCGATCTCGAACTACCTCGGCGCGGGGCAGGGGGGAGGGCCGTTCTCCGCGACCTTCACGGCCCAGTGGCGGAAGCAGCAGGGTCTCCGGTACGGGGAGAACCCGCACCAGGCGGCGGCGTTCTACGCCGACACCGCGCTGCCCGACGAGCCGACGCTGGGAGGCGCGCAGCAGCTGCAGGGGAAGGAGCTCTCCTACAACAACATCGTCGACATCGACGCGGCGCTGCAGCTTGCCCTCGAATTCGCGATCCCCGCCGCGGTCGTCGTCAAGCACACGAACCCCTCCGGCGTGGGGGTCTCGAAGCGACGCCTCCTGGACGCCTTCAAGAAGGCGCGGGAGTGCGACCCCGTCTCCGCCTACGGCGGCGTGATCGGCTTCAACCGGCCGGTGAACTCCGAGACGGCCCGCGAAATCGCCAACACGTTCTTCGAGGCGATCATCGCCCCCTCCTACGACAAGGAGGCGCGGAAGATCCTCTCGACCAAGAAGAACCTCCGCGTCCTGTCCACGGGCGGAGTCTTCCGGTGGTCCGACGCCCCGACGTTCGAAATGAAGCGGGTGAGCGGCGGGCTCCTCCTGCAGACGGGCGACCGGCACGTGCTGGACCCGAAGGGCCTGAAGGTGGTGACGAAGCGGAAGCCCACCCCGGACGAGCTCGAGGCGATGCTGTTCGCGTGGAAGGTGTGCAAGCACGTGAAATCCAACGCGATCGTCTACGCGATGAAGGACCGCACCGTCGGGGTGGGGGCGGGGCAGATGAGCCGGGTCGACTCGGCGAAGATCGCCGTGATGAAGGCGCAGCACCCGACGAAGGGGACCGTCGTCGCGTCCGACGCCTTCTTCCCGTTCCGGGACGGCCTCGACGTGGCCGCCGGGGCGGGGGCCACGGCGGTGATCCAGCCGGGCGGGTCGGTCCGCGACGCCGAATCGATCGCCGCGGCCGATGAGCACGGGATGGCGATGGTGTTCACCGGCGTGCGGCACTTCCGGCATTAG
- a CDS encoding MCE family protein, with translation MSREARVGIFVLLGLIVLTYFTFRVSKWGLIGEKGYRLTADFDTAAGLEPKSDVKMAGVPIGKVEGIELAGNRARLVLRIEEGIRIPIDSVGSIQTQGLLGEKYVEILPGKDTQRNLPAGGQVANTLTPTNLDEMVRKLSAIGDDVKKFTESLSSTFGTEEGKKALGDILRDVRATTAVLRTVVTGSEQRLERIVANIDRLSADLSDISSANKEDVRATIANLRAFSDTLKNEAPDLVRKLEEMSTGVSGVVADNRENLKVSIENLKDASARLDNTLDAAGKVMAKIDRGEGTLGMLVNDNTAHGSLTDTLEGINRFVRKSERLKTFVDYHLEWQQEPSEFKHYVNLRLQPTADKYYTIGVVDDPRGEFSSSTSTVVVNGTPTTITEEKFEDKLKFSALIARKFSGLTVKGGVIESTGGLGLDYELLKDRLTVGADIWDFSRKGFSRGDLPPHLKLYGNYDIVKNLFVTGGVDDVLATEDNLRTLFFGFGIKFADEDLKTVLGAVPIRP, from the coding sequence ATGTCCAGGGAGGCCCGGGTCGGGATCTTCGTCCTTCTGGGGCTGATCGTCCTCACGTACTTCACGTTCCGCGTGAGCAAGTGGGGATTGATCGGCGAGAAGGGATACCGGCTCACGGCGGACTTCGACACGGCGGCGGGCCTGGAGCCCAAGTCGGACGTGAAGATGGCCGGGGTCCCGATCGGGAAGGTCGAGGGGATCGAGCTTGCCGGAAACCGCGCCCGCCTGGTCCTGCGCATCGAGGAGGGGATCCGGATCCCGATCGACTCCGTGGGCAGCATCCAGACGCAGGGCCTCCTCGGCGAGAAATACGTCGAGATCCTCCCCGGCAAGGACACGCAGCGCAACTTGCCGGCGGGGGGGCAGGTCGCCAATACCCTGACCCCGACGAATCTCGACGAGATGGTCAGGAAACTGTCGGCGATCGGGGACGACGTCAAGAAGTTCACCGAATCGCTCTCCTCCACCTTCGGGACGGAGGAGGGGAAGAAGGCGCTCGGGGACATCCTTCGCGACGTCCGGGCCACCACCGCGGTCCTGCGGACCGTCGTGACGGGGAGCGAGCAGCGTCTAGAGCGGATCGTGGCGAACATCGACCGGCTCTCCGCGGACCTCTCCGACATCTCCTCGGCGAACAAGGAGGACGTCCGCGCCACGATCGCCAACCTCCGGGCGTTTTCCGACACCCTGAAGAACGAGGCGCCGGACCTGGTGCGCAAGCTCGAGGAGATGAGCACGGGGGTGAGCGGCGTCGTTGCCGACAACCGCGAGAACCTGAAGGTGAGCATCGAGAACTTAAAGGATGCCTCCGCGCGCCTCGACAACACGCTGGACGCCGCCGGGAAGGTGATGGCCAAGATCGACCGCGGCGAGGGGACCCTCGGGATGCTCGTCAACGACAACACGGCCCACGGCTCCCTCACCGACACCCTCGAGGGGATCAACCGGTTCGTCCGGAAGTCGGAGCGGCTGAAGACGTTCGTCGACTACCACCTGGAATGGCAGCAGGAGCCGTCCGAGTTCAAGCACTACGTGAACCTCCGGCTCCAGCCGACGGCGGACAAGTATTACACGATCGGGGTGGTGGACGACCCGCGCGGCGAGTTCAGTTCCAGCACGTCCACGGTCGTCGTGAACGGAACGCCCACGACCATCACGGAGGAGAAGTTCGAAGACAAGCTGAAATTCTCCGCCCTGATCGCCAGGAAATTCTCCGGCCTCACGGTGAAGGGCGGCGTGATCGAATCCACCGGCGGCCTGGGGCTGGATTACGAGCTCCTGAAGGACCGGCTGACGGTCGGGGCGGACATATGGGACTTCTCCCGCAAGGGCTTCTCCCGCGGCGACCTGCCTCCCCATTTGAAGCTGTACGGCAACTATGATATCGTCAAAAACCTTTTCGTGACCGGCGGGGTGGACGACGTGCTGGCGACCGAGGACAACCTGCGGACCCTGTTCTTCGGCTTCGGGATCAAGTTCGCCGACGAGGACCTCAAGACCGTCCTGGGGGCCGTTCCCATCAGGCCGTGA